Below is a window of Vulpes vulpes isolate BD-2025 chromosome 14, VulVul3, whole genome shotgun sequence DNA.
AATAGGGATGCAAGAAATGGGACTAGAGATCTAACATTCTGAGATTCCATGGACTGCAAGAGTTCATTCCCTTTCCCAAAAGAACAAGGGTTCAATTTTTCAACATGGGATTCTAGACAGTCTATGATTTAACTTCCAAATGACCTTCCAAACTCAGCTTTCATCCCTTTCCCATACCCTGGCCACTCTCCCAGGTGTAGCCTGCAGTTTCCACAAAGTTTTGCTCCCATTCACTCTGTGCTTTGGCACAGGCAATGCCTTCTACCTGGAATGCCCTAaatctccctttttcttcttgaGTCTCAGCTTAAAgttctcctccccgcccccagtaAAAATCTTCCATGACCCTTCATCCTCACAGCAAGGTTTGATGTGCTTCCTTAAGCCCAGATTTCTGACTGCCTGTCACCATCCAGGGAATAGGACTGTTGGTTCACTCAGGGCAGTGAATCAAAATGCCAAGAGGCGAGGCAAAGGAAGTAAAGGTTTGAAGCTAGTAGGTATAACAAACTCTAGACTCCTGTTTTCCCATCtctggaaataaagaaaaatatcagatctAGGGAAAACAATCTGAGAGAAACAGTAAATGTAAACAGCATTCTGTTTAAGAGACAAAAGGGAGTGGTGGGGATTGAGGCCATTTGAAACAGAGCATCTTGTCCAAAAGAAGGACATTGATTGGCAGGAATGTGGGTGGGTCCATCCAATGTGGTCAGCTCATCTActttttcaagagaagctggaaatccaGATTTGCACATGTGAAATCTCCCAATTTTAAGTGCCAATAactaaaaaatattcaagacCCATTGCAATGACTTTCAGGGTTTTCAGGCTATGAAAAATGTTCTGTGAGAATTCATTTCTACCTATCCAAGAGAGCACATCCTATTTAGAAGGCAAGTTTTATATCAGGGCTGCTGGTGTATTGCAAGTTGTTAAACAGACCCACTCCTTCTGCACAAAGCTCAGACAAAACCTTTCATATGGgtcccctgtctctctctctctttgggtcttAGCTTCCCTATCTACCAAATGGCAGTATAAAACATAATTGTGAGTCAGCTGTCAAGAGGCACAAGGTTTTATCTGTATCATCTGGCTGAACTCTCCAAACTTCTGAGGTAAATTGTATTATCTCCACATTTTACAGCTCTAAAAAAAACCTGCCACTCAGAGATAGCAATTTATCTAATGAAGACAAcagcaaacatatttttaaaaaaccctttcctTCAAAGGGCTTTACTgctttaatcctctcaacaagtCTGGCCTAAGGCAAATAAACCCTGAAATGGGGAGTCCACCAAGGCAGCCTGACTCCAAAGCGGTAGCACGGTGTTGCTTAACAGGAATATAATGCAAACCACACATATAaatttttctagtagccacacttgaaaagtaaaatgacacaggttaattttaataatagacTTTATTTGACCCGACACATGCAAAATATTGCCAATctaacatgtaatcaatataaaagacATTGAGATCTATTACTGGTTGTACCAAAGCTTGGGTATATTTTACATTACAGCACATCCCAATTccgactagccacatttcaaaggGCTCAGTAAGCCCACGGAGCTAGCGGCCACCATACGGGACAGGGCATTTAGAGtctaattttaatgttaaaagcAGAACCCAAAGAGGCACCTGTCCCTTGGTTTCAAAGGACACGGCCCAAATAACAATGGCACACAGCTGTTGAGCATATACTTTGTGCCATGGGAGAGGCGAGTCTTACTGTGTCTGTTGAGGACCTTCACACGTTAGATTTTGTCATTCTCGAAACGAGGCGAGGGCCCCTGCTTATCTCCTTTGACAGAAAGAGGACTGCCCCGGGTCGGGGCCTCCCTCAGAGCCCGACCTCGGTCCCGCCGTCCCGCCCCAGCGAAGCCCTGGCTCGCCACCGTCCCAGTCAGGGGCCAGGAAGGAGGCGCGCACGCGCGGGACGTGCAGATCACCTGCGGCCCGGAGCGGTCAAAGTGGGTGAAGACCCCTCGGCGCTCCTTCTCCTCCAGCTCTtcttcctgctcctcttcctcctcttcttcttcctcaccCTCCTCGGACTCGGATTCCGATTCCGGTCCCGACTCCGACTCCGACTCGGACTCCGATTCCTCGAACCGGTCCTGGAACGGGGCATACTGAAGAGGAGCCCAGGGCTCGCTTCGAtaggcccgcccccgccccccggccacAGCCGCCCCCTGACGCGGCTCGCTAACGCGAGGGGGCGCCGCTACCGCGAGCGGGGATTCGGCTTCCGGGCGCTCTGGCGCCGAGCTCATCATAGAAGCTAATGGAGACTTCCGCTTCCGGCGCGCCCAGGCCTTGTCCCGGGGCAGGTAAGCTTGGTCTGCTGTCGGCCCGCCCCCGTCCGCCGCCCGGGAGGCCCCGCGGGCTCTGCCCTAACGCGCTTAACGCCTCCCTCCTCAGCCGGCCCGTGCGCAGACGCAGTGCTGAGCCCACAGCTGCGGGACAAAGAGTGACGTCCAGAGCTTGGAGTCATGGCGGCGACGGAGCCGAGCTTGGCAGCTGCTGGGGGCCTCGCGCTACCgccagagaaggaggaaggagccgGCCTGAGTTCAGGCTCGGAGCGTAATTCTGCGGGCTCCTCGTCGACCCTTAAGGCCGCACCACCTGCCCCCGAATCCTCCAGTGCCAACGCCGCAACCACCGAAGCAATTCGTACGCCCCCTGCGGCGGCCTCCGCGGCCTTGGAGCTGCCCGTCGGGCCCCCAGCTCTGAGCTCCCCGCCGCTTGCCGAAGCCGCTCCGCGCTGCCCCCCACACCCTGGCGGCTCCAGACCCGGCCCGGAGACATTCCGCCAGCGTTTCCGGCAGTTCCGCTACCAGGACGCCGCAGGTCCGCGGGAGGCGTTCCGGCAGCTGCGGGAGCTCTCCCGCCAGTGGCTGCGACCCGACATCCGCACGAAGGAGCAGATCGTGGAGATGCTGGTGCAGGAGCAGCTGCTGGCCATCCTCCCTGAGGCGGCGCGGGCCCGGCGGCTTCGCCGCCGCACGGATGTGCGCATCACGGGCTGAGCTGCGCAgctgcgggcggcggggccccggcgtTCTCTGAGCTGGGGCCACGGTCGGGTCCAGGGGCCTGAGCCAGGCTCTCCGTTCGGCGTTGATGAAAAATGAGTTTTTGGCAGCTCCAGCGTCTGATGTGCCCCTTTTCGTTCGTCCCTTACTAGGTGTATTTTCCCGAGCCTATTCCCTTCCAATCTCCTTTTTGGCTGGTGGCAAAACCCGCGTTGGGACCCATGAGAATAAAGCCTTTGTTTCCTGTTCACTTGGCATTTGTTGGCTTTTGTGGGATCATTTACGTGTTGGCTAGGCCTGGGCCTCCACGTCTGGAAAattttctcctgctccctcccacaGGACCCACTTGGGATTCCTTTGTTTAGTTGGGAGTCTACGTAAAGGACTTTAGCAGGCTGGGTTCCTACCTTTTTTTTGCCCCTACCTTTCACTAGAATGTgaatttgccccccccccccccgtaaaaGATACTGGATATGGTTGTGGCAGGGAGAAAGCGGACTCCACTTAAAGTGCTTAACTGGCTACCTCTATACAGGTTGGGCCACTAACTTGTTACACGGGCCTGCCTTTGGGCACAGGCTTCCCAAAAGACCCATGCCATAGGGCTATTTTAGGAAGTCTTTTAGTGCAGGCCCTTACAGATAGCTCTTTCTGAGCTCTGGTTTAAACCCCAAACTCACCTTTGTTGTCATATTTTAGGCCCCTAGGATTTAAGTAGAGCCAGTGTGAACTAACGGATTTTTACATTGCTAGAGCTACTCTTgtttagaaagagaaggaatctGGCAAGTAATAGGGTATCTCtgctattaaattttaaagtctacttttccttaattcttttgCCCACCCAGGAAGGAACTAGTTGGGGTCTACTAGTTTGGATTGGTCTCTAAAGGGTCCTAATTGCAAAGGGTGCCATCTCTTAATATGAAGGCCAGACCTATCTTCACCTCACTGCTCTCAACAATTGAAATCTAATAAGCCTGCAGCTCACAGCACAAAGCATGAGCTAAACTGGTTTAGAGGACGGTGTGGGGCATTTTACTTTTGAATACTAAtgaattcaaaaattattttgtatacttTCTTGGGATTTAGGATCTTGAGCTTGCATCTGCTTCCCTGGAGAAGATAAATCTGTTGACAATGTAAAAATCTTCCTCTAAAAGATAAGTTCATAGAAAATTATGTAATGCATGTTAAAAATAGGGCACAGAACTTTATAATAACATGGTTGAAACATTGCAACaaaaacctgttttattttttccaaatacagATACAGAAGTTtgcatgttttgcaaatattgcTTCAAAGCAACATTTCTATACACAGCGCCTTCTGTTCTAATAGCGCGTAAACATAGATATGTATCCACAGTGCAATGTTGGCTCATCAAGGGTCCACCTTGCATAACACTAATTAAAGAAACTAAATGATTATAGTCACACCGGAACTGTTTTTGTCAAGGCAATTTTTTTTATAGGTGGATAGTTTTCCTCAAAAGAAAGGTTAGGTAGTGTACATATTTCTAAATGGTAacaaaaatctttgcaaataacAGTTTCCAGTGCTCCAACGTCGGGTTAATTCGACTTGACCCAGGAAttggggatggagcccctcaACATGGCTTTATATTAGAGAAGCACACTGAGGTTATCAGAACTTGGAGTCATCCCTGCTTCCTTAAGGACAAAAGTCACAATAGTGAAATGGGATTATTTCCTTTATAAACCATAAACCCAATACTTGGCAGAATTAGGGTAATTTAGTTTCTGCTTCCACCTTTGAGAAAGACATGACATTGACTCCCTTAAAGTTGTAGCTTCCCCAGATGTGATGCTCAAAtgatttgggaaaagaaaaatcagtaatctAATAATACAACAGTCATCATACCTCACAGCTGTGGCTACAGAAAATCATTCTGTTTCATCCCTTTTTGGACAAACACAATTCTTTTAATGTGGCTGTCTGATAAATGGCGCAACATATAGATGCCATGCACTCTCCTTAGACGTTTCTTCCCACACCAGAAATGCCAACGTTAGCAATGGGAAACAGCCTCTTGTAGAGGAATCGAGTCAGCTTTACTACAGATGCCACAGCCACGTTTTCCCTCTGATGGATAAGCTACAGCAGGTCAAAAGtcctaaattcattttatatcaAATGGTGAAGAAATCACTGGACAGAGCATTCCCTGAAACAGATTTTGGAACAGAGGCCTTCAAGACCACAATGACCAGTGTGCCTTCAAGGCCTAATCATTCCAAAGGTTACTGGAGATACTGTCATTGCTATAGAGATATTGGCTACTTCACGTTTACATAGTAAATATTTGCAGCATATAACATTACAGATTCATAAACCCATAATTAACTTGTGAGTTAATGGACAACTGTGCTTTGATTTTTGC
It encodes the following:
- the SCAND1 gene encoding SCAN domain-containing protein 1, with protein sequence MAATEPSLAAAGGLALPPEKEEGAGLSSGSERNSAGSSSTLKAAPPAPESSSANAATTEAIRTPPAAASAALELPVGPPALSSPPLAEAAPRCPPHPGGSRPGPETFRQRFRQFRYQDAAGPREAFRQLRELSRQWLRPDIRTKEQIVEMLVQEQLLAILPEAARARRLRRRTDVRITG